From the Micromonospora sediminicola genome, one window contains:
- a CDS encoding glycerol-3-phosphate dehydrogenase/oxidase has translation MSRSEAGQLSAERRADDLRRLRAERFDVLVIGGGVTGAGAALDAASRGLKVALVEARDYAAGTSSRSSKLIHGGLRYLEQLEFHLVHEALTERGLLATRLAPHLVRPVPILVPLPAEGGARDVPRRIFRRSYYGLGVAAYDVFAGVFGGGRGMPLHRHLTREGARRIFPSLRPDTLAGAIRYYDGQVDDARLVVTLARTAASLGATVVTSARAVGLTRQAREVTGVRVRDLEAPADAPDAEFEVRARTVIAATGVWSDDMSRMLNDVGLRPKLRVRASKGVHLVVPRSAIVGETGLILRTATSVLFVIPWGGHWIIGTTDTDWQLDRSHPAATAGDIDYLLSQVNTVLDRPLTTADIEGVYAGLRPLLAGEADSTSKLSREHAVVEPMLGLLLVAGGKYTTYRVMAADVVDRAMHRLGQTRPSRTADLPLLGADGYAALWRDRADLARRHGVAVGVVEHLLERYGNLTLDLLALVDADPLLGSPLAGAPEYLAAEVTYAARAEGALHLEDVLTRRTRISIETSHRGMESAEHTAELMGAVLGWDAATRAREVAHYRARVEAERESQLMSDDVAADAARLGAPDVRGFAADRGTELPTSPR, from the coding sequence GTGTCCCGATCCGAGGCCGGTCAGCTCTCCGCCGAGCGCCGCGCCGACGACCTGCGCCGGCTTCGCGCCGAGCGGTTCGACGTGCTGGTCATCGGCGGTGGCGTCACCGGTGCGGGCGCCGCGCTGGACGCCGCGTCCCGGGGCCTGAAGGTCGCCCTGGTCGAGGCGCGCGACTATGCCGCCGGCACCTCCAGCCGGTCCAGCAAGCTGATCCACGGTGGTCTGCGCTACCTCGAACAGTTGGAGTTCCACCTGGTCCACGAGGCGCTGACCGAACGCGGGCTGCTGGCCACCCGGCTCGCCCCGCACCTGGTCCGCCCGGTGCCGATCCTGGTGCCGCTGCCGGCCGAGGGTGGCGCCCGTGACGTGCCCCGACGGATCTTCCGCCGCTCCTACTACGGGCTCGGCGTGGCCGCGTACGACGTGTTCGCCGGGGTGTTCGGCGGGGGCCGTGGGATGCCGCTGCACCGGCACCTGACCCGCGAGGGCGCCCGGCGGATCTTCCCCAGCCTCCGGCCGGACACGCTGGCCGGCGCGATCCGCTACTACGACGGCCAGGTCGACGACGCCCGCCTCGTGGTGACGCTGGCCCGCACCGCGGCCAGCCTCGGCGCGACAGTGGTCACCAGCGCCCGGGCGGTCGGCCTGACCCGCCAGGCCCGCGAGGTGACCGGGGTCCGGGTGCGCGACCTGGAGGCGCCGGCCGACGCGCCGGACGCCGAGTTCGAGGTACGGGCGCGCACCGTGATCGCCGCGACCGGCGTGTGGAGCGACGACATGTCGCGGATGCTCAACGACGTCGGGCTCCGTCCCAAGCTGCGGGTCCGGGCCTCCAAGGGCGTGCACCTCGTGGTGCCCCGCTCGGCCATCGTCGGCGAGACCGGGCTGATCCTGCGCACCGCGACGAGCGTGCTGTTCGTCATCCCGTGGGGCGGCCACTGGATCATCGGCACCACCGACACCGACTGGCAGCTCGACCGGTCCCACCCGGCCGCGACCGCGGGCGACATCGACTACCTGCTGTCGCAGGTCAACACCGTGCTGGACCGGCCGTTGACCACCGCCGACATCGAGGGCGTCTACGCCGGGCTGCGACCGCTGCTGGCCGGCGAGGCGGACTCCACCTCCAAGCTCTCCCGGGAGCACGCCGTGGTGGAGCCGATGCTCGGCCTGTTGCTGGTGGCCGGCGGCAAGTACACGACCTACCGGGTGATGGCCGCCGACGTGGTCGACCGGGCCATGCACCGGCTCGGGCAGACCCGGCCGTCGCGCACCGCCGACCTGCCGCTGCTCGGCGCCGACGGGTACGCGGCCCTGTGGCGGGACCGGGCCGACCTGGCCCGCCGGCACGGGGTGGCGGTCGGCGTGGTCGAGCACCTGCTGGAGCGCTACGGCAACCTCACCCTGGACCTGCTCGCCCTGGTCGACGCCGACCCGCTGCTCGGCTCGCCGCTGGCCGGCGCGCCGGAGTACCTGGCCGCCGAGGTGACGTACGCGGCCCGCGCCGAGGGCGCGCTGCACCTGGAGGACGTGCTCACCCGGCGTACCCGGATCTCCATCGAGACCAGTCATCGCGGAATGGAGTCGGCCGAGCACACCGCGGAGTTGATGGGCGCGGTGCTCGGCTGGGACGCGGCGACCCGGGCCCGGGAGGTCGCCCACTACCGGGCGCGGGTCGAGGCCGAGCGGGAGTCGCAGCTCATGTCGGACGACGTCGCGGCCGACGCGGCGCGGCTCGGCGCGCCGGACGTGCGCGGTTTCGCCGCCGACCGGGGGACCGAACTCCCCACCTCGCCGCGCTGA
- a CDS encoding FAD-binding oxidoreductase, producing MAAHPLLDDLRAALGDAAVLTDPDLLAGHERDEADMCAAGTPLVVVRPRDTEGVVAAVRAAGRHGVPVVPQGARTGLAGAANAVPGALVLSTTAMDRIREIDPVGRFAVVQPGVVNAALARAVREQGLWYPPDPGSWESSTIGGNVATNAGGMCCVKYGVTTEYVLGLEVVLASGEVLRTGRRTAKGVAGYDLTRLFVGSEGTLGVITEVTVALRPAPEASLTLVAVFPTTAAAGGAVAGIARRGLTPSLLELLDRTHLLAIEAYRPMGLRTDAEALLLAAVDTGARAADDLARIAEVCTGAGADEVWAATDATEAAALLQARRLAHPAMERFAAETFPGGNGGLVIDDVAVPRGRLAELLDGVAWIAEACDVPIGVVGHAGDGNMHPNIVVDRADPVSLDRGRRAFDEIMRLGLELGGTCTGEHGVGLLKRDWLAREIGPVGVRVHQAIKAALDPAGLLNPGKVI from the coding sequence ATGGCCGCCCATCCCCTCCTCGACGACCTGCGGGCAGCGCTCGGCGACGCCGCCGTGCTGACCGATCCGGACCTGCTGGCCGGGCACGAACGCGACGAGGCGGACATGTGCGCCGCGGGCACCCCGCTGGTGGTGGTCCGGCCGCGGGACACCGAGGGCGTGGTGGCGGCGGTCCGCGCGGCCGGTCGGCACGGCGTACCGGTGGTGCCGCAGGGGGCGCGGACCGGGCTGGCCGGCGCGGCGAACGCGGTGCCCGGCGCGCTGGTGCTGAGCACCACGGCGATGGACCGGATCCGGGAGATCGACCCGGTCGGCCGGTTCGCCGTGGTGCAACCGGGCGTGGTCAACGCGGCGCTGGCCCGGGCGGTGCGGGAGCAGGGTCTCTGGTACCCGCCGGACCCGGGCTCGTGGGAGTCGTCGACCATCGGCGGCAACGTGGCCACCAACGCGGGCGGCATGTGCTGCGTGAAGTACGGCGTGACGACCGAGTACGTGCTCGGCCTGGAGGTGGTGCTGGCCTCCGGCGAGGTGTTGCGCACCGGCCGCCGCACCGCCAAGGGCGTCGCGGGGTACGACCTGACCCGGCTCTTCGTCGGCTCGGAGGGCACGCTCGGCGTGATCACCGAGGTGACGGTGGCGTTGCGCCCGGCGCCGGAGGCGTCACTGACCCTGGTCGCGGTCTTCCCGACCACGGCGGCGGCCGGTGGCGCGGTGGCCGGGATCGCCCGGCGGGGTCTCACCCCGAGCCTGTTGGAGCTGCTGGACCGGACCCACCTGCTGGCGATCGAGGCGTACCGGCCGATGGGTCTGCGCACCGACGCCGAGGCGCTGCTGCTGGCGGCGGTGGACACCGGCGCAAGGGCTGCCGACGACCTGGCCCGGATCGCCGAGGTGTGCACCGGGGCCGGCGCCGACGAGGTCTGGGCGGCCACCGACGCGACCGAGGCGGCCGCCCTGCTCCAGGCCCGGCGGCTGGCCCATCCGGCGATGGAACGGTTCGCCGCGGAGACGTTCCCCGGCGGCAACGGCGGCCTGGTCATCGACGACGTGGCGGTGCCGCGCGGCCGGCTGGCCGAACTGCTGGACGGGGTGGCCTGGATCGCCGAGGCGTGCGACGTGCCGATCGGCGTGGTCGGTCACGCCGGGGACGGCAACATGCACCCCAACATCGTGGTCGACCGGGCCGACCCGGTGAGTCTGGACCGGGGGCGGCGGGCCTTCGACGAGATCATGCGGCTCGGGTTGGAACTGGGCGGCACCTGCACCGGGGAGCACGGCGTCGGGCTGCTGAAGCGGGACTGGCTGGCCCGGGAGATCGGCCCGGTGGGCGTCCGGGTGCACCAGGCGATCAAGGCGGCGCTGGACCCGGCCGGGCTGCTCAACCCGGGCAAGGTGATCTGA
- a CDS encoding DUF4031 domain-containing protein produces the protein MLYLDPPTVPWRGRLWSHLISDVSYAELHAFAEMLGAPRRGFDRDHYDLPAERFRVAVWLGATVVGSRDIVRLLRAADLRRPKPRASAEAREFPAQVGPGGVLPAGVRLG, from the coding sequence GTGCTCTACCTGGACCCGCCCACGGTGCCCTGGCGCGGCCGGCTGTGGTCGCACCTGATCAGCGACGTCTCCTACGCGGAGCTGCACGCCTTCGCCGAGATGCTCGGCGCGCCCCGGCGCGGCTTCGACCGGGACCACTACGACCTGCCCGCCGAGCGGTTCCGGGTCGCGGTCTGGCTGGGCGCGACGGTGGTCGGATCCCGGGACATCGTCCGCCTGCTGCGCGCCGCCGACCTGCGCCGCCCCAAGCCCCGAGCCTCAGCCGAGGCGCGCGAGTTCCCGGCTCAGGTTGGCCCGGGCGGCGTCCTCCCAGCGGGCGTGCGGCTCGGGTAG
- a CDS encoding HD domain-containing protein, producing the protein MDDLTARWRDAALAAGATDPAGVDRAGARLLAGWREPHRRYHTVDHLRAVLDVVDAYADSARRPDLVRLAAWCHDVVHDPRAGGDTNERASAELGDTLLTAAGLPAAAVTEVRRLVLLTADHAVGPDDPDGALLCDADLAVLAAPPDGYDRYAAAIRREYAHVPEPDFRAGRAAVLRHLLGLPALYRLPEPHARWEDAARANLSRELARLG; encoded by the coding sequence ATGGACGACCTGACGGCACGGTGGCGGGACGCCGCCCTCGCGGCCGGCGCCACCGACCCGGCGGGCGTGGACCGGGCCGGGGCGCGCCTGCTGGCCGGCTGGCGGGAACCCCACCGGCGGTACCACACGGTGGACCACCTGCGGGCGGTCCTCGACGTGGTGGACGCGTACGCGGACTCCGCCCGCCGACCCGACCTGGTCCGGCTGGCCGCGTGGTGCCACGACGTGGTCCACGACCCGCGGGCCGGCGGCGACACCAACGAGCGGGCCAGCGCCGAGCTGGGCGACACGTTGCTCACCGCCGCCGGACTGCCGGCCGCGGCGGTGACCGAGGTACGCCGCCTGGTGCTGCTCACCGCCGACCACGCGGTCGGCCCGGACGACCCGGACGGCGCGCTGCTCTGCGACGCCGACCTGGCCGTGCTGGCCGCCCCACCGGACGGCTACGACCGCTACGCCGCCGCGATCCGCCGGGAGTACGCCCACGTCCCCGAGCCGGACTTCCGCGCCGGCCGGGCGGCCGTGCTGCGGCACCTGCTCGGCCTGCCGGCGCTCTACCGCCTACCCGAGCCGCACGCCCGCTGGGAGGACGCCGCCCGGGCCAACCTGAGCCGGGAACTCGCGCGCCTCGGCTGA
- a CDS encoding FUSC family protein encodes MTSREALGDLDGPRIAAAMDELRDRSKATLHDRLHRVRTAFGLALQAGLAAGLAYLISHRLLKNPQPVFAPISAVGTLAASVGQRFRRTVELIVGVAVGVLVGDVLIYFLGTGAWQLALVVTSAILLTIFAGASVAIVIQAAATAVLIVTLSPSTQNLEFPRFVDAFLGGGIALLVTAILLPLNPLRVINRAARPALDLLAGQLDTCAEALRNQDRGAAQRALFRLRENKEELAALSEAIEGAKETITISPARWHRRSELTHYAEAAEPIDRAMRNSGTLIRRSVTMIEDEEPIPEPMPDAIAHLAESVRLLRHEFAAGEEPEQARERSLRAVSEAGRAYAEGVGFSGSVVIAQVRTTASDLLVASGVDQEEANRLIRQAFGEKEQRSGEPTEQSPAPKPPTAPPVG; translated from the coding sequence ATGACGTCACGCGAAGCGTTGGGCGACCTCGACGGGCCCCGGATCGCCGCCGCCATGGACGAGCTGCGGGATCGGAGCAAGGCCACCCTGCACGACCGGCTGCACCGGGTCCGTACCGCCTTCGGTCTGGCGCTGCAGGCCGGGCTCGCCGCCGGCCTGGCGTACCTGATCTCGCACCGGCTGCTGAAGAACCCGCAGCCGGTGTTCGCCCCGATCTCCGCGGTGGGCACGCTCGCCGCCTCGGTGGGCCAGCGGTTCCGGCGCACCGTCGAGCTGATCGTCGGGGTCGCGGTCGGCGTCCTCGTCGGCGACGTGCTGATCTACTTCCTCGGCACCGGCGCCTGGCAGCTCGCGCTGGTGGTGACGTCGGCGATTCTGTTGACCATCTTCGCCGGGGCGAGCGTGGCCATCGTGATCCAGGCGGCGGCCACCGCGGTGCTGATCGTGACGCTCAGCCCGTCCACCCAGAACCTGGAGTTCCCCCGCTTCGTCGACGCCTTCCTCGGCGGTGGCATCGCGTTGCTGGTCACCGCCATCCTGCTCCCGCTCAACCCGCTGCGGGTCATCAACCGGGCCGCCCGCCCCGCGCTGGACCTGCTCGCCGGTCAGTTGGACACCTGCGCCGAGGCGCTGCGCAACCAGGACCGGGGCGCCGCCCAGCGGGCGCTGTTCCGGCTGCGGGAGAACAAGGAGGAACTGGCGGCGCTCTCCGAGGCGATCGAGGGCGCCAAGGAGACCATCACCATCTCGCCGGCCCGCTGGCACCGGCGCAGCGAGCTGACCCACTACGCGGAGGCGGCCGAGCCGATCGACCGGGCGATGCGCAACAGCGGCACCCTGATCCGCCGCTCGGTCACCATGATCGAGGACGAGGAGCCGATCCCCGAGCCGATGCCGGACGCGATCGCCCACCTCGCCGAGTCGGTACGCCTGCTGCGGCACGAGTTCGCCGCCGGCGAGGAGCCGGAGCAGGCGCGCGAGCGGTCGCTGCGCGCGGTCAGCGAGGCCGGCCGGGCGTACGCCGAGGGGGTGGGCTTCTCCGGCAGCGTGGTGATCGCGCAGGTGCGGACCACCGCCAGCGACCTGTTGGTGGCCTCCGGCGTCGACCAGGAGGAGGCGAACCGGCTGATCCGGCAGGCGTTCGGCGAGAAGGAGCAGCGCAGCGGCGAGCCCACCGAGCAGAGCCCGGCCCCCAAGCCCCCCACCGCACCCCCCGTCGGCTGA
- a CDS encoding aminotransferase class V-fold PLP-dependent enzyme — protein MTLTLVPPAPVLPTPVRPDPLGVLGVPGEINLDHAASAPCARAAADAVAELLPWYASVHRGAGALSRRCTLAYERARQSVADFVGARPDDHVIFTRNTTDAVNLLARALPAGTTVVTFGGEHHANLLPWPRGSVRLPVPDSPAGAVRSLAAALGELARDARPGLPVLVAVTGASNVTGECWPVADLARVAHRHGARILVDAAQLAPHAPVDLTASDVDYLALSGHKLYAPFGAGVLVGRADWLDAAPPYLAGGGATSHVGAATHEVRWATGPARHEAGTPNLLGAVALGAVCEALAAADRSALHAREQALLARLRSGLAALPDVVELRAFGPEAPRVGIVSFVVAGRDSAEVAAHLATRHRIGVRDGLFCAHPLTRRLLSEAAARSGRTDLPPTALRASLGLGTTAQEVDTLLTALATLP, from the coding sequence ATGACCCTCACCCTCGTACCGCCCGCTCCTGTGCTGCCCACGCCGGTCCGGCCCGACCCGCTCGGCGTGCTCGGCGTACCGGGGGAGATCAACCTGGACCACGCCGCCAGCGCGCCGTGCGCGCGGGCCGCGGCCGACGCGGTGGCCGAGCTGCTTCCCTGGTACGCGAGCGTGCACCGCGGCGCGGGCGCGCTGTCCCGGCGCTGCACGCTGGCCTACGAGCGGGCGCGGCAGAGCGTGGCGGACTTCGTCGGCGCCCGCCCCGACGATCACGTGATCTTCACCCGGAACACCACCGACGCGGTGAACCTGCTGGCCCGGGCGCTTCCCGCCGGCACCACGGTGGTCACGTTCGGCGGCGAGCACCACGCGAACCTGCTCCCCTGGCCGCGCGGCTCGGTGCGGCTGCCGGTCCCGGACAGCCCGGCCGGCGCGGTCCGGTCCCTCGCCGCGGCGCTCGGCGAGCTGGCCCGTGACGCCCGGCCCGGACTGCCGGTGCTGGTCGCGGTGACCGGCGCCAGCAACGTGACCGGCGAGTGCTGGCCGGTCGCCGACCTGGCCCGGGTGGCCCACCGGCACGGCGCCCGCATCCTGGTCGACGCCGCCCAACTGGCCCCGCACGCGCCGGTCGACCTGACCGCGTCGGACGTGGACTACCTGGCGCTCTCCGGTCACAAGCTCTACGCCCCGTTCGGCGCGGGCGTGCTGGTCGGGCGGGCGGACTGGCTGGACGCCGCACCGCCGTACCTGGCCGGCGGCGGGGCCACCAGCCACGTCGGCGCGGCCACCCACGAGGTGCGCTGGGCGACCGGCCCGGCGCGCCACGAGGCGGGCACCCCGAACCTGCTCGGCGCGGTGGCGCTGGGCGCGGTCTGCGAGGCGCTCGCGGCCGCCGACCGGAGCGCGCTGCACGCCCGGGAGCAGGCCCTGCTGGCCCGGCTGCGGTCCGGTCTGGCCGCCCTGCCCGACGTGGTGGAGCTGCGCGCGTTCGGCCCGGAGGCGCCCCGGGTGGGCATCGTCAGCTTCGTGGTCGCCGGGCGGGACTCCGCCGAGGTGGCCGCCCACCTGGCGACCCGGCACCGGATCGGGGTGCGGGACGGCCTGTTCTGCGCCCACCCGCTGACCCGCCGCCTGCTGTCCGAGGCCGCCGCGCGCTCCGGCCGCACCGACCTGCCCCCCACCGCCCTGCGCGCCAGCCTCGGCCTGGGCACCACCGCACAAGAGGTGGACACCCTCCTCACCGCCCTCGCCACCCTCCCCTGA
- a CDS encoding PrsW family intramembrane metalloprotease — MRPDQWGAGDYADRMVVTPPGGAPPPPSAPAAPPPGAPTPRMPLRRLGWRRFLALAGVVLLIAAGALFMVFTLGESLGAEALLVGVIAAILPVPVLVSCFLWLDRYEPEPLKYLIFCFAWGAFVSTAISLLVNETGARLFEDRGLPTALTAVLVAPFIEELTKAAGPILLLIFRRREFSGVTDGLVYCGLSAVGFAMVENILYLGGYGYRTGVEEYGPATGAQQVIAIFIVRILLFGFAHPLFTSMTGVGLGVAARTADRRVRILAPLAGLLLAMMLHGTWNLLPSLAQATGQPVIALYGYLGVMVPIFFAMVGLAVWLRAWEGRLTERTLPDYVRAGWLTPPEVAALGSLGRRHAARTWARRVAGDGGVKAMRGYQFAATRLALLRDGMRRGLDRKPAERDRTAREERELLDAIAAYRSFFVGRDPQAPVGVWDGQRYHLRFPDGSQRTVDAPDEPVVPIPVVLAPPPPPVGHGPHPWHPGG; from the coding sequence ATGCGGCCGGACCAGTGGGGCGCGGGTGACTACGCTGACCGCATGGTCGTCACCCCGCCCGGCGGAGCGCCGCCGCCGCCGTCCGCGCCCGCCGCCCCGCCGCCCGGCGCGCCGACGCCCCGGATGCCGCTGCGCCGGCTCGGTTGGCGACGTTTCCTGGCGCTGGCCGGGGTGGTGCTGCTGATCGCGGCCGGCGCGCTGTTCATGGTCTTCACGCTGGGCGAGAGCCTGGGCGCGGAGGCGCTGCTGGTCGGCGTGATCGCGGCGATCCTGCCGGTGCCGGTGCTGGTCTCCTGCTTCCTCTGGCTCGACCGCTACGAGCCCGAGCCGCTGAAATACCTGATCTTCTGTTTCGCCTGGGGCGCCTTCGTCTCCACCGCGATCTCGCTGCTGGTCAACGAGACGGGCGCGCGGCTGTTCGAGGACCGGGGGCTGCCCACGGCGCTGACCGCCGTGCTGGTCGCGCCGTTCATCGAGGAGTTGACCAAGGCGGCCGGCCCGATCCTGCTGCTGATCTTCCGCCGGCGGGAGTTCTCCGGCGTCACCGACGGCCTGGTCTACTGCGGGCTCTCCGCGGTCGGCTTCGCCATGGTCGAGAACATCCTCTACCTGGGCGGTTACGGCTACCGCACCGGCGTGGAGGAGTACGGCCCGGCCACCGGCGCCCAGCAGGTCATCGCGATCTTCATCGTGCGGATCCTGCTGTTCGGCTTCGCCCACCCGCTGTTCACCTCGATGACCGGCGTCGGGCTGGGTGTGGCCGCGCGGACCGCCGACCGCCGGGTCCGGATCCTCGCCCCGCTGGCCGGCCTGCTGCTGGCCATGATGCTGCACGGCACCTGGAACCTGCTGCCCTCGCTGGCCCAGGCCACCGGGCAGCCGGTGATCGCGCTCTACGGCTACCTCGGCGTGATGGTGCCGATCTTCTTCGCCATGGTGGGGCTCGCGGTGTGGCTGCGGGCCTGGGAGGGGCGGCTCACCGAACGCACCCTGCCGGACTACGTGCGGGCGGGTTGGCTGACCCCGCCGGAGGTGGCGGCGCTGGGCAGTCTGGGCCGGCGGCACGCGGCCCGCACCTGGGCCCGCCGGGTGGCCGGCGACGGCGGCGTGAAGGCGATGCGCGGCTACCAGTTCGCCGCGACCCGGTTGGCATTGCTGCGCGACGGGATGCGCCGGGGGCTGGACCGCAAGCCCGCCGAGCGGGACCGGACGGCACGGGAGGAACGGGAGCTGCTGGACGCGATCGCCGCGTACCGGTCGTTCTTCGTCGGCCGCGACCCGCAGGCGCCGGTCGGGGTGTGGGACGGTCAGCGCTACCACCTGCGGTTCCCGGACGGGTCGCAGCGCACGGTCGACGCGCCGGACGAGCCGGTGGTGCCGATCCCGGTGGTGCTGGCCCCGCCACCGCCGCCGGTCGGTCACGGCCCGCACCCGTGGCACCCGGGCGGCTGA
- a CDS encoding GroES family chaperonin, giving the protein MTADQSLDAGLPIRLLHDRVLVRTEGAEGERRSTAGIVIPATAAVGKRLAWATAVGVGPNVRAIVSGDRVLFDPDDRSEVELHGRAYVLLRERDVHAVAAERVETTAAGSTGLYL; this is encoded by the coding sequence GTGACCGCCGACCAGAGTCTCGACGCCGGGCTGCCCATCCGCCTGCTGCACGACCGCGTGCTCGTGCGTACCGAGGGCGCCGAGGGGGAACGCCGCTCCACCGCCGGCATCGTGATCCCGGCGACCGCGGCGGTCGGCAAGCGGCTGGCCTGGGCCACCGCGGTCGGCGTGGGGCCGAACGTACGCGCGATCGTCTCCGGCGACCGGGTCCTGTTCGACCCCGACGACCGCTCCGAGGTCGAGCTGCACGGGCGGGCGTACGTGCTGCTGCGCGAGCGGGACGTGCACGCCGTGGCGGCCGAGCGGGTGGAGACCACCGCCGCCGGGTCCACCGGCCTCTACCTGTAG
- a CDS encoding AI-2E family transporter, which produces MSRFERMRGRLRRAYESGRESVRSGREEPDAAPPGAGVASPVSPGPVAAPSATVVGAEPPAAMHNSTVSRDDTEVPHALRIAAAWCWRLIVIGIVTWALLKIVGTISIVIIPLTVALLLSALLAPAVGWLLKARLPRSLATGVVLVGGLAAVIGTLTLVVNEFIQGVPELSEKSSQGVRQIQDWFKTGPLHLSDSQLNRYIDEAQSWINGNTERFTSGALSTAATLAEVLTGTVLVLFATFFFLRDGNNIWRFLVRLLPVAARWKVDDAGRASWATLGAYVRATVLVAFIDAVGIGIFLVVFDIPFAFPLAALVFLGAFIPIVGAFLSGVVAVLVALVDSGPVTALIILGVVIGVQQVEGHVLQPLIMGRAVAIHPLAVIIGIAAGVVLAGIAGALVAVPLIAVLNTAVRRLAARTVPDTPPDAVVVASQAP; this is translated from the coding sequence TTGAGCCGCTTCGAGCGGATGCGCGGACGGCTCCGCCGCGCGTACGAGTCGGGCCGGGAGTCCGTCCGGTCCGGCCGGGAGGAGCCGGACGCGGCACCGCCCGGCGCGGGCGTGGCCTCGCCCGTCTCGCCGGGTCCGGTGGCGGCGCCGTCGGCGACCGTGGTGGGCGCGGAGCCGCCGGCCGCGATGCACAACTCGACCGTCAGCCGCGACGACACGGAGGTGCCGCACGCGCTGCGGATCGCCGCCGCGTGGTGCTGGCGCCTGATCGTGATCGGCATCGTGACCTGGGCGCTGCTCAAGATCGTCGGCACGATCAGCATCGTGATCATCCCGCTGACCGTCGCCCTTCTCCTCTCGGCGCTGCTCGCGCCGGCGGTCGGCTGGCTGCTCAAGGCCCGACTTCCCCGCTCGCTGGCGACCGGCGTGGTGCTGGTCGGCGGCCTGGCCGCGGTGATCGGCACGCTGACGCTGGTGGTCAACGAGTTCATCCAGGGCGTGCCGGAGCTGAGCGAGAAGTCCTCCCAGGGCGTCCGGCAGATCCAGGACTGGTTCAAGACCGGCCCGCTGCACCTGTCCGACAGCCAGCTCAACCGCTACATCGACGAGGCGCAGAGCTGGATCAACGGCAACACGGAGCGGTTCACCAGCGGCGCGCTCAGCACCGCCGCCACGCTGGCCGAGGTGCTCACCGGCACCGTCCTGGTGCTGTTCGCGACGTTCTTCTTCCTCCGCGACGGCAACAACATCTGGCGGTTCCTGGTGCGGCTGCTGCCGGTCGCCGCGCGCTGGAAGGTCGACGACGCCGGGCGCGCGTCCTGGGCGACGCTCGGCGCGTACGTCCGGGCCACCGTCCTGGTCGCGTTCATCGACGCCGTCGGCATCGGCATCTTCCTGGTCGTCTTCGACATCCCGTTCGCGTTCCCGCTCGCCGCGCTGGTGTTCCTGGGCGCGTTCATCCCGATCGTCGGCGCCTTCCTGTCCGGCGTGGTCGCCGTGCTGGTGGCGCTGGTCGACAGCGGTCCGGTGACCGCCCTGATCATCCTGGGCGTGGTCATCGGCGTGCAGCAGGTCGAGGGGCACGTGCTCCAGCCGCTGATCATGGGTCGGGCGGTGGCCATCCACCCGCTCGCCGTGATCATCGGCATCGCCGCCGGCGTGGTGCTGGCCGGCATCGCCGGCGCGCTGGTCGCGGTGCCGCTGATCGCCGTGCTCAACACCGCGGTCCGGCGGCTCGCCGCGCGTACCGTGCCGGACACCCCGCCGGACGCCGTGGTGGTCGCCTCCCAGGCGCCCTGA
- a CDS encoding DUF402 domain-containing protein, whose product MPSDVVRVIYRKYDGSAHRDYPARRLAEDDLGVWLGVPAGTESVYHGRPSVEQIPFVLLVPRHGWWTGMFNPPPRTSEVYCDIATPARWEGEETVHLVDLDLDVVRRRETGVVELRDEDEFAEHRARWGYPDDLVAEAEAAARWLLGALGDGSEPFATSYRKWLALVV is encoded by the coding sequence ATGCCGAGCGACGTGGTCCGCGTGATCTACCGCAAGTACGACGGCAGCGCGCACCGCGACTACCCGGCCCGCCGGCTCGCCGAGGACGACCTCGGCGTCTGGCTCGGCGTGCCGGCCGGCACCGAGTCCGTCTACCACGGCCGCCCCTCGGTCGAGCAGATCCCGTTCGTCCTGCTGGTGCCCCGGCACGGCTGGTGGACCGGGATGTTCAACCCGCCGCCGCGCACCAGCGAGGTCTACTGCGACATCGCCACCCCGGCCCGCTGGGAGGGTGAGGAGACGGTCCACCTGGTCGACCTCGACCTGGACGTGGTGCGTCGCCGGGAGACCGGCGTCGTCGAGCTGCGCGACGAGGACGAGTTCGCCGAGCACCGGGCCCGGTGGGGTTACCCGGACGACCTGGTCGCCGAGGCCGAGGCGGCGGCCCGCTGGCTGCTGGGCGCGCTCGGCGACGGCAGCGAGCCGTTCGCCACCTCGTACCGCAAGTGGTTGGCCCTGGTGGTCTGA